The genome window CACCAACACAGAGAAACACCAACACAGAGAAACAccaacacagagaaacacatagAAACACCGACGCAGAGAAACACCAACATCAAGAAATAACCAACACAAAGAAACATCAACAATTAGAAGCAACACTTGGAAGcctcagaaaaaaaaccccattgtTTGGTTTGTTGTCGGAAATGCCATGAATACATAACACAGAAATATATTTCTATACACATACTATATCTgagttctctctctccatctgtgtgtgtgtgtgtgtgtgtgtgtgtgtgtctaggcaCGGTGTCTTTCAGCACGGTAGCCGAGCTGGTCTCTCCCGCACTCGTCATGAAAGGAACTCTGTCCATCACGGCTAATGAGCTTTACTTCGAGGTGGATGAAGATGAGGCGAACTTCAAGAGCATCGACCCCAAGGtgagacactctctctctctctatctctctctctctctctctctcacacacacacacacacacacacacacgaaaataTCTGCAGAAAGTACAGTGCTACTTACGCGGATGGAAATAAAAAGGAGGACGTGCAGTGTGTgatgataaagtgtgtgtgtggttggattttgcatggtgtgtgtgtagccagCGCTGCTGATTGGTCTGTTTTTATAAAGCCTGCCATGACATCATCACTTGGAATTCACTTTTCCGAACATTCCGACGGTGGGAAATTGAGATTTGGGTCACTCGGTTGTAGCGCACGTCCTGCTCACCAGCACGAGATACAGTGTGGATGGAGTGCAGCAGATACGAGGCCGTCTTCTTTAAATAGATATAGAGCTGTGTGGGTGAATGCGCTCGGGGTtgtacactcacatacacacagtaataataataataataatcttattacatatttattacaAGCACAGTTTCCcataatctcacacacacacacacacacacacacacacacagctttacttttttcatctctcttcaaatataattattattattatttttttttatcaccagTGATATCtgtaattatcattttaaattatttttttttttaaataaataaagtgttaattCATTTGTAGTCGTCTCTAAGCGGACagtttcttattttaaaaaataataatttttattgaaatattatTTCAGAATGAATTAATTTACCTCCGTCTTGGTCTAAAAATCATTCTAACCAcgataaataaattcataaataaatgtaatcttctttttttttttctttttctttttttttttttttgtccttgtGTTGAGGCGTTtgaaaagttttattattattaagttatatattatttatctttGGTGTATTTTTAAACTATATGTATTAGGATTAAAGCACAGCCGCTGCTTCATGAGGGCGTATTTGTTCAGGTTATTCGCCTAAAAACAAAGTTATTcgtataaaaatatttataaaatttgTCGTTCGATGTAATATCTACATGAAGAATTTCCTGGAACGTCGGCGTGCGCGTTAACGTGTATAGATCACTAGGACACGTGAATACGTGAATATTCAATTACAGACGATTTTTAAACACGgattaaatatgtttttcattACTAGTTActtagtaatattattattattattattattattattattagctgtaATACATGCAGCATGATTCAATTTATTTACaccaatatataatattaaatctAATTTTAGATAATGAATTAGATGGATAACACCatcacaaattattattattattattattattattattattaacatacaACAACAAATGCTAAgttttaatatcatttttattaacatttaaatttttcGACACATAAACTGGAAAACCTGGCACGctacatttatttttcctcttttttttttttaaacattaacgCAATGAAAGATATTGTGCAtggtaaattaaataaaaacaatattactttgtgggaggggggagggaaaaaaaagaaagaaaaaagatttaagCAGACGTTAcgacgttttaaaaaaaaaaaaaaaaagtaccttcacgtttatttatttatttttctcctctCAAAATGTCTGGGCTGAAGCGTTTCTCTCCGCTCGACTCCACAAGTTAAGTCCACTTTCAGTGATCGTAAAAGTCCGGAGTGTTCCGTGTCCATGGAGGAGGTTCTCTTTACAGATCTTCAccgttgggtttttttttaatcatcattattattatcatcattattattattattattattatacagtttTATCCGAGGATGAAGAGTAAGACGCAACGGTGAAATGTACGTTTGTGATTGATTTCTTCTCGCTGCTGGAAGATGTCCTGGTCGTGGGGAAAGTAAAGTCTTTGTGAAACTGTAAAACATGCCTCGTTATTAGATGGGAAAGTCTCCTCGGGTTTAGTTTTtcctcgtctcgtctcgtctcgtctcgtctcgttcCCGTTGCTGTAGGACGCTTCGCTTCGTCTCCacctctgtgtgttttttttttttattttattttttttattgttttttttacactttaagGTTTTTCCAGCTTGGTGCAGATTTCtccttgttttttatttttcatccaGAGTTTGTTCAGGCTCTCAGAGTTGCTCATGagccccacccccccccccgtttGTATCTTTGTAAATTGTTCGAGTTTGGTGACTCTGCGTGTCTCTTGTTTATTCGGGTCGGTCCTGGTTCTTGTCACCGCTCTGAATTTCTCCAGGTCTTGTTTGTTGGTTGAGTTTGTCCAGGCGTGGTTGCAgagctcttctttttttttgtgtgtgtgtgtgtgtgtctcgccGTTCTCAGAGTCTTTTGTTTCGAGTTAATtgagttcatttattttttagagcTCAGAGTTTGTCCAGGCTCTTAGCGTTGGTCAGGATCTCCCTCGCGAGTCTCCAGGTCTGCTTGGCGGCCGCCTCGAGGGCTGACGTCGCTTTGCCCTGAAATAAATCGAGGTTGGGGAGGAAGTAGTGAGGACACCGGCGGCACTGCAGACAGGAGACGAGCTGCAGCAGGACGCCGTTGATGCGATCGCCGAGGCTCGCCTCGTCCCAGTCGCTCTCGCGCGGGTGCTTCTCGCACTCGTACAGCAGCAGCGTCTTCATGTGGTAGCCGTTGAGCGGCTGGCCCGGCAGCTCCAAGTGCCTGTCGCGGAGCGTTTTTAAAATCGACAGGCACTTCTTCCTGCAGCCGGACATCAGCAGCCGGTTTTCTGCCTCTGCGAACTGCAGGACCCAGGCGTCGCTCTCGGCCGAGCTTTGCTTCCCCGCTAACGTGTAGCATTCTTTCGAGAGCAGATTAAATCCTTCGGCTTTGACCTCGGCGACCCGGTTCGGTCCGGGCCACGGGATGTGCGGTGGAGGCCACTGAGCGGCACTGCGTGGCCAGATCCCGGTGCACTTAAAGGCCGGAGTGATCTGCACCACGTAGCGCTCTCGAATCCGCAGCTTCACCTCGCTCGTGTCGGCCACCATCTTGACCGAGTCGCGGTAGCTGCACTTGTCCACCGCCTGCGCCACCAGAGTTTGGAATCTCGATCGAATCTTTCGCGCGGACAGATACCCCGAGGCGGTTATGAACTCGACCCAGAGCGACATGCTGCGCTTACGGCCGTCACTGAGCTTCAGGACAGCGCAGCCCGGCAACGAGCCATCGTCCACGAAATTAAAGACGCCCATCTGGTTGAGGTACAGCACGACCTCGAACTCATGAGGCGAGATTACCTCGAGGCCCTCGTAGCGCGCGTCGATCTCGCTCAGAGAGCTGATGAAGCGTGGCTCCTGTACCTCTACCTCCTTCAGGACGTCCGATACGACCTTACACACCTCACGGATCGTCTTGGCGATGGCCGCCTTGCGCGTCTGGCATCGCTCGTTGTAGTATTTGTTGAGCTGGTAGACCAGCTTCGCCTGGGCAGCGATCATGTTGGGGCAGAGGTCCGGGCCGAACACCGGAGGAGGATCGCAGTACACCGACGGATCCAACGCTTTAACCGGGCAGATCCCAAAGGTGCCAAAAATTTTTGGGGGGAgtatcaataaaataaaaaaaaagaaaaaaagaaagaaagaaagaaaaagctcGAATGAACCACTTGGGTGTCAGACCGGAAAAAATTGggtgaaaataaaaagtgtgtgcacctagtctgtgtgtgtgtgtgtgtgtgtgtgtgtgtgtgtgtgtgtgtgtgtgtatgtttgtgtaggTGTAGCAGAGGCCAAAAAActttgaagcaaaaaataaaaatgcagaagTTTTTGCACCTGTGGTGTGCGAAGGAGGTCAGCGCCCTTCAGGAGAGATGCAGTGTGGTAAAGTGTTCCTGCTGCTCCACAAACCAAataaagaagcagaagaagccTCAGAGGATCTCAGCGTGTCAGTGTGTCATCTCTGCACGAGTGTGCGTTCacgcgtgcgcgtgcgtgtgtgtgtgtgtgtgcgtgtccccTCCGTCTCCTCCGTTCTGCAGGAATGCCGTACCTCATGAATGGCCTTTTAGCTGAAGCCTCAAAACCCGGACAGAAATCGAGGGCCGGACCTGAACATCCTGCCAATCAGAGGCGCCGCAGTATCCCTCTGACCAATCCGGACGCAGTATGAGAGGTGGGGCGGGGAGAAGAGGGGGATCCATCCGACTCCGCCCTTCAACCCCCCCCTCGCCCCCCTCCTCCCACCACTTCTACGGCGTTCTAAAGTCTCCTGGTCCTGAGCGCGAGCGCAGACCGAGCAGGAGGAGCGCGTGAGGTGGAActcgtgttgttgttgtttttttccccctcctcttTAAAAGAATAAAGCCGTAGCGTTGTTGTGTTCCGTGCCGCGCGCACGCGCCGGGCTTCTGTTCCGAGTTGCGTCATCACGGAACttatttaaattgtttatttatttatttatttatttatttccaaaataAAGTTCTCCTTAAATAGTGATTAGGtgggtatttttttttgaataataataattattattattatagaaatgtATGCGGAAATACCTTTACAGCGcgttaactttatttatttaatgtatttaatttattcagaTTTAACACGGAATTTTTTCTCGGCTTTATATTTAAACGCGCTGTCTGCTGTTTTAGTCGCTGGAGGTTTCCGTGTTgttgtctttttattattattattattattattattattattattattattattattcactctTTTATCATTTACAAATTTTGCGACGTTTAcgctttatttaatttttcatttttgatttttgcgtgtttgtaggatttatttATCTAGAAGCTCGCGCGCGTCTGGTCTCGCTCTCGAGTCTCTTCGtgcttttaaagctttaaagctGATTTGTTCATATGAGCTTCATGTTGCAGCCTGATGTTCACACACTCGATACACACACGGcatgtattttaataaatgttcatagGTAATTAATAAACGCAGGAATGAGTGTTGCTTAGTGCGACTTCTTCAGCTCGGGTCTGGAGGtcgttgggtttgtttttttttgattgtttgttttttcttaaaaaaagaaaaagctgaaTAAAGGATAGAATGAAGTTGCTTGTATtcagatatttatatttaattagatttaattgaatttgtttTGATATGAGTATTcatttaatatgaattaatgtgaatgaatgaatatgaattCCAGTGAAGTAATCACCACGCGCACAGCGTTCAGAAAGATtgacggtttttttttttttttgtcttttgttttttttttccgttgagttttaagaaataaattcCAATCCATCCACAATTCCTCTTTTTCTAGAATTCCCGCTGTGTGTGTAACAGactcaacacactcacacacttatcTCATTACAGATTGCTCATTATAACCCCGTGGTACAGGAATGTCATTAATATCATTAGGATGATGAATAAATCTCCCGCTGTTTGTTTTTGATAGATTTGAAATGccttattaataaataaagcgtaataaataataaaacacgctATCCGCAGGCGCGCGCATTACCACGTTAACCGTGCACCCTTCATAACTTAGGTGAAGTCTTCTTaagccaggtgtgtgtgtgagagagagagagtgtgtgtgtttgatctgCGGCCTGACTTTCTCGGGCTCGGTGTGCAtgggtttatttgtttttttaaagaagaaaaataataataaactacttttttttctgtaacccTGTTGATCCAGTTACaagaatggaagaaaaaaaacctcatcacgtaaattaaataaacattaatttcactggggaaaaaaaagaaatcaaaatgcactttattgtttaaatgcgTTTTAAGAGTTTGTTCGGAttaccaaaaaaacccaaaacagttAGGTAAAAATCTTCTCGTGCATGTCATGAGTTTATCAGCGGTTATATCAGAATCACAcgcattttattaatatattatctaataataataatcatcatcattagaaattattattatttcttcccGTTAATTAGACGTGTATGTCCAGTATGCTTCtagtctctttttctttttttccccctccttttttaaacaaacaaaaaaaaggctatttATCCTGCGCGCGCTGTCTTTAAACCCTCAAAAGCCTTCACGCGCACAGAACTCGTGAGCAAGTCACTTTTTCACGCGCAAAATAgactgacattattattattttttaaattattattattattatgcgcGTATACTGTGACGTAGCCTGTTAAATGCCTGGGCATCATCAGCGTTAAATAGAGCGTCCTCGCGCTTTCCGAATCGCTCCATATAAGGAAGCCACGAACAGGCGCGCGCGCGAGTTTAAATGAAACTCTCCGTGGTGTttttgtgtgcgcgcgtgtgcgctCCCCTTGTTTCGCGCATGCGCACCCCTTGTTTCGCGCATGCGCATCCTTACTTCGGGACGTCCCTGAGGCGATCTGCTGAGGGTCCACAGATTAAACGGCGTTCCTGTTACACGCTTTGCTAGCGTATTAGCCTCGTTATGGCGGGAATTTCCGTCTTAGCTGTATGGTTTTCTAACTGTGATTTAAAACagtgttttcacacacacacacaaatgaattgTAAAAATTCTCGTAAGAAATGTAAACCCAGCCCGGCGACAGGGGACGCTACGGTTAAGTCCTTAAATGTTCCTCTCAGACGTCATCTCTATTTTAGATAGCGCTAAGAACAAACTCCGAAGCTAGCTAGCAGTTTGTCTGTTTTGTCTCTTTTGAAACCTCCCTCTGTTCATACCTCATTTTGAGATTCTTTCCGAGAGCTCGCTATTTCTGTTTCGTTAACGCACTCCCCTGAATCTGCAGGATCTTCTACACCACCTCACACCACGCTAGCTTCGCTGCTGTTCAGATCACCTGGAGGTGTGATTCTGACCCCTCGGAAACTATTGGCTGTGAAATCGGGGTCTTTACGTTTCCCCGATGTGATTCGTCGTTTCAGAAGGAAAATACATCGACGCGCGTCACGGCGGCCATCTTAACGGTCCGTCTGTTACTCGGAGTGTCTCGGTTCACCTGCTTATACTACGCACTTAAAGTGTGcgctctt of Ictalurus punctatus breed USDA103 chromosome 29, Coco_2.0, whole genome shotgun sequence contains these proteins:
- the mab21l2 gene encoding protein mab-21-like 2, producing the protein MIAAQAKLVYQLNKYYNERCQTRKAAIAKTIREVCKVVSDVLKEVEVQEPRFISSLSEIDARYEGLEVISPHEFEVVLYLNQMGVFNFVDDGSLPGCAVLKLSDGRKRSMSLWVEFITASGYLSARKIRSRFQTLVAQAVDKCSYRDSVKMVADTSEVKLRIRERYVVQITPAFKCTGIWPRSAAQWPPPHIPWPGPNRVAEVKAEGFNLLSKECYTLAGKQSSAESDAWVLQFAEAENRLLMSGCRKKCLSILKTLRDRHLELPGQPLNGYHMKTLLLYECEKHPRESDWDEASLGDRINGVLLQLVSCLQCRRCPHYFLPNLDLFQGKATSALEAAAKQTWRLAREILTNAKSLDKL